TTAACAAAACCAAACTCTCCGTAATACCCAGTGAGGAATATAATATTGAAGAAAGCATTTCCTCCAAAGCGTAACACGCAAGACTTACACTGGGAATGTTTATGTGATGGATGAGGACCAAGCCAACAGAAAAAGTTGTGGTATCCAATGGTGGGATGATACATAGTGGGCCAGATTTTAAAACAGGTAACACAGGGGTGGCTTCACGAGTGTTTCCTAACATGCCTTGTAATTCTGAATCGGGAGGTCTGGAGTCAGcctgaaaatctgcattttgtGTAATTATAACAAGATATATTCATAATGGAAGCATTGAACGGTATTCTGAAGCGTatgatatcaaaaataaatgatactttGTAAGTGCCTTTTCCTTGGAGCAGTAACTGCCACCTCATGTATAATTTCGGAAGGCAAATGGTAAGTGGCATTTCATTAACATCATTACCTTGATTAAACTCTTCAATGTTTCCTCAAGACCTACAAATTCATTTCATATATGTAATCGCCTTTCTGCTTAATTATAACTATATTCTATAACATTCTGAGTCTTGCTCTGATCATATCATCTTCTAACCGTATAACTTTCCACAACAAGGCCAGAACACATATCTACCTCTGTTTTAACAGCTGTGTACTATTCCATTGTAAGGGTATTCCATCATATATTTAACCAATCCTGTGTCAGtgagttgtttttaatatttctaggGGTTTTTTTCTACTGTAGCATTTCTGAATGAGCATCCTTGAGTAGACCTTTTTGCATATCTTTGTAACTATAGCTGAAATGTAACTTCCTATGTGTGAGGCTGGCACCAGACTTTGGTGATATTATctgaaaaatgataattatgtgttTATCTAAACACTGAAGGGTTTGGCAACAGAAAGTATACTCAATTTTAATAATTGCTTCTTTAGCAGCCCATCCCTACCCCCAGAGCATATGCCTCTCAGAGGCAGGGAACTTGTCTTAATCGTCACCGAATATCCCGCATACATCAAATGCCTAATCCAGAGAAGTTGCTCGATAGGGATGTGAGGACAAAGTGAATGAGTAAATTCTTAAACAGGTTTGTTCCTAGGCTCATTTTTCTGATTGACTCGATATGTGACCTTATATAAATTACTGACTCTTTCTGGACTGCAGTTCCCTCTTCTGACAAACAAATATAAATCCTAGCCTGACTGTACCAAATATTTGGCAGGAAGAACAGTAGAACAATAAATTTGGTGGTGACTTGAAAgataaaacattcagaaaattcATGTGGTTATCaatacacatttaataaatgacttattttgcAGGATATAGAATATTGGAAATGTTAGCTATGCGATACTCACTACAAGGGCAAAATGGAGATCAGAGAAGAATAATTCTCATTAGTGGAAGTGTACTGGctaattagttattattattatcttattttggtTATAATCAGTATCAGTATTACTATGAAAAAGGCTTACTTAGAGCTACCAGATGGAAAGATGCTATAGACTATAAAAGTCACCCACTCCACACTGTAAGTTTTATGCTTTCTTCCTCGcattggtttattaatttttatgtctATACCAGAAACCTCTTGATGCTTTGGAAGGTCTTATGTATAATCCTAGTTTATTTAGTTTAATCCATCAGTAGTATACTCAGCTAAATTGATTGatgacagacggacagacagataCCACATCTCGGTATGGATGCTTTCAAAGTGTTTTCAGACGTCAAATACATTGCCAGTCTGAAAGGATCTTTCGCATCCTCCATTTAATGTCTTTGCTTTTTATGTGGGGAATCGGGGCAGATAGGTACAATAAACAAGGAGGGGAAGAGTGAGGATTTTGGAGAAAAAGTCGTGgttcaaaaggaagaaatctgatatattttaaagcaatgtttATGTCATAtctgttcattcttttctatgtccCTGTAGGTTTCAATGCGTGTTTGGCTACTTGGCTTCTGATTGAGAGAACACAAAATGAATAACTCAACAAACTCCTCTAACAATGGCCTGGCTCTGACCAGTCCTTATAAGACATTTGAAGTGGTGTTTATTGTCCTTGTGGCTGGATCCCTCAGTTTGGTGACTATCATTGGGAATATTCTGGTCATGGTCTCCATTAAAGTCAACCGCCACCTCCAGACCGTCAACAATTACTTTTTGTTCAGCTTGGCCTGTGCTGACCTCATCATTGGTGTTTTCTCCATGAACTTGTACACCCTCTACACCGTGATTGGCTACTGGCCTTTGGGACCTGTGGTATGTGACCTTTGGCTAGCCCTGGACTACGTGGTCAGCAACGCCTCGGTGATGAATCTGCTCATTATCAGCTTTGACAGGTACTTCTGTGTCACCAAACCGCTCACCTACCCAGTCAAGCGGACCACGAAAATGGCAGGTATGATGATTGCAGCTGCCTGGGTCCTCTCCTTTATCCTGTGGGCCCCGGCCATTCTCTTCTGGCAGTTCATCGTAGGGGTGAGGACTGTAGAGGATGGGGAATGCTACATTCAGTTTTTCTCCAACGCTGCTGTCACCTTTGGTACCGCCATTGCAGCCTTCTATTTGCCTGTGATCATCATGACTGTGCTATACTGGCACATATCCCGAGCCAGCAAGAGCAGGATAAAGAAGGACAAGAAGGAGCCTGTGGCCAACCAAGACCCAGTTTCTCCAAGTCTGGTACAAGGAAGGATAGTGAGGCCAAACAACAACACCACACCTGGCAGTGACGGTAGCCTGGAGCACAACAAAATCCAGAATGGCAAAGCCCCCAGAGATGCTGTGACTGAAAACTGTgtccagggagaggagaaggagagctCCAATGATTCCACCTCAGTCAGTGCGGTAGCCTCTAATATGAGAGATGATGAAATAACCCAGGATGAGAACACAGTCTCCACTTCCCTGGGCCACTCCAAAGATGAGAACTCGAAGCAGACGTGCATCAAAATTGTCACCAAGACCCCAAAAGGTGACTCATGTACCCCAGCTAATACCACTGTGGAGCTAGTTGGTTCTGCAGGTCAGAACGGAGACGAAAAACAGAACATCGTCGCTCGTAAGATTGTGAAGATGACGAAGCAGCCTGCCAAAAAGAAGCCTCCTCCTTCTCGGGAAAAGAAAGTGACCAGGACGATCTTGGCTATCCTGTTGGCTTTCATCATCACTTGGGCCCCATACAATGTCATGGTGCTCATCAACACCTTCTGTGCACCCTGCATCCCCAACACAGTGTGGACAATTGGTTATTGGCTCTGTTACATCAACAGCACTATCAACCCCGCCTGCTATGCACTTTGTAATGCCACCTTCAAGAAGACCTTtaaacatcttctcatgtgtcacTATAAGAACATCGGCGCTACGAGGTAAAACACCTTTGTAGAGAAGGAAGGTGGTCAGGGGagcttgggaaaaagaaaagggataaaaaaaaaaacctcccagttttaaaaatctctgccATTGCACTTTATAGTCTTATTATGGAATGTGCAATTAAGGAGCCCGACAGTGACACTTTTATCGTGCCTATGCTCCAGTTTGAGAAACCCACACCTTATCAGCCCTGTCAGTTTCAGAGCGATGAGACCATGAAAGAGACATTTTGGAATTAATGGATTTAAGGAACAATCCACATGTTCTCATACTCTCTTGAAGAAGGGCTTCTGAATCTACGGTTTTATCTCTGCACAAGAAGAATAATAACCTCGCtcctttttattcccatttttttttgttcccgTGTGTCCATATGAGGATGAAATGCCACAGCTAACATGGAGacttaaacataaagaaatagacGTCACACAATGGACAAGTGAAGGAAGAggatcaaaaaatatatatatagaaatggTCTCCATAGTGTTAAGTGCTAAGcatatattattcttttgttacagttttatttGGAGAATTGCGATGTAATCaatgctttggatttttttttttttttttttttacctttccctcttcccaccatcaaaggaaagcaaacacacaaaaaccccaACTAGACcataacattatttttcttattatggcACTGGTCTTTGTACATCCCCATTCTACATTGTGTAAGGACAAAATCTGCAAGACTTTTGCTAAATACAACCAGAAACAGCCATGAACATGGGCATTTCACCCCTGCCCACTGTGTCCTTTGCATTCTGTGGGGATATAAAAGCCTATAAAGTGTTAGTTTGCTTATGATCCTGTAGGTGAAATGTTTTCACCAATCTGGTTTTCTCCTAAACTAGTGTCTTAAGTTATTGGGCTAGCCTACCTAATACATAAACACGCTTGAGAaccaaagtcattttttaaagtgaggttTTGTCAAATTAAATAATGGTCGTCTTTAGTTGGAGAGAGTTTACTGAGGCCAGAtgaattttgaaataagaaaatagaagactgAGAGGGCATTCTGTTTTCAACCTGAATCTGCCTGACCCATCTATGAGATGCTAACTTGTAAACCATGAACTTCTGGCCTTTGTCAGCAGGAAGAAGCTGCTTTATTCATTTGGAATCGTAAGTAGGATTAGCATACTCTGGTGGCACCAATGACTTCTGGGTCACTCCCAGGAGACTAAGACATTCTCTTCAATGCCTGCTAACAAATTATATTCAATTTACAGTCCAGTGAGGTTTTTTATAACCATCCTATATCCcactggaggaggaaaaaaatagttaaaaaacatTTCCTGGAACCACATGTTCCATGTTCCTCAAATTGTCAattctctctaaaattttttaacttcaaaagtCTGTCTATAGAGGTAATCTTTGTGGCAAGAACGTAGTGGATAACTAACAGAGGCCAAGTGAGATCAGCAAACTGTGAGGAAGAATGCAGGTAGCTGTGCCTGTGTCCTTTCtcattgtttctttaattctagACCATAAAAAGTCCTATCAGGAACTATTATTAGCCAAACGGTAGCTTGTTGTAGAATCTTGTCCATGTAGAGACTTTTCATTTCGTACCCCTCATAAACATATCGTATTGATCCACATTTAGCTGTTTTTATCCCTCAACTTTGTTTCTTACTGTATTTGCTATAGtcttaaaatcagattttctgaAGATGGCCCAATCAATagaaatcaaatttataaaaCCCACTTCAGATTTCATATTTTGCATTTCAAATGTATGGGCCTTATGCTGTCTTGACCAGTAACATCAATGTGAGTAGCATGTTTAATTTGTCAGTATTAAACCTTAGCACTTTagagttggtgtgtgtgtgtgtgtgtgtgtgtgcgcgcgtgtgcgcgtgtgACTTGCCTCACTGATGGCATCTCAACAactttgtgaattaaaaaaaagcacaaggtAAACAATAAAGAAAGGACAGTCAGTAAGAGGCAAACTGCCCACAGTAGTTGGATGTAACTTAccctttataaaaataacttcttgtTTGAATAACTTCAGTCACTCCCGCCCATAAACCTTCTGCGTGTAAACCTATGGCATCAGTTCATGCAGATTCCTTTACTCCACAGTTACTTCAATGTAAGTGTTAAATccgtatgtatttttattttatttcttcaaattagtGAATCAATTGAATGGAAGGGACATCAAGCCAATGGGCTGTTTGGTTGGCTGTAAACAAAACCATGGCTGGCTGAATACTTATTAACTTGTACTATTATGATGTAGATTCAGCTTTAGTTGGGATGAACTCTTTGGATTCAAGGATTCATGATTCTGGATTTGGGTCTTTTTGGTCTGCTCTAACAATTCAACTCACCATGAATCAAACTGCCTCTTACTCTTCATTGCCATCAcaccctccttttcttccttctattcttGATCTTCGCCATAGCCACCACAACCTTGTTGAAAGAGAAACCATCGCGCATTACAGAAAGGAAGTGACTATAGACCGACACATCGTGAAAGCTTTGTCAGCTGGAATCAGAGACACGGGAAGAATACTGAAAATGGTAGATGATCAGAAAGATATGGAGATTGTATTCAAAGGTTTGCATTAGCTATGGCTGGATTTGTCTATTTCAGTGGGTCTCACACAGGAACAGTTTTGCTCCCCGGGGGACATTTCACATTGTGTGGAGACATTTTGGGTGGTCACAGCTTGGGGGAGAGCTACTGGCATCTGGCagatagaggccagggatgctgctaacaGCTTTCAGTGCACAGGCCGACTTTCCCTCACATACACAACTAGGAATTATTTGGTTCAGAGTGTCAATAGTGCCAAAGCTGAGAAACTCTCATCTGTTTTAAGGAATTCCAGCGCTTGCTTTgtaaaaatggggaaataatcCTGTATCACTATTAGAATATCAATGCAAATTGCTCACCTGTTTGTAAAAGGTAATGTTCACCAATTGTGTATCAGACATTGTCACCCATGAGTCTGGTGTATGTGTAATTCACAGATTGGGAACACAGGAGACATCTGCACATCCAAAGTCACCAGACCATGCACGTAGCACATTGTTTCCAACATCTTAATGTCCCAACACGATTGCCATAGAGTCCAGTCAGTTGAGGTTGCCGGTAATTGACCATTAAATGGTTGTGGAGTTGATGTGGTCAGTTTCTGTTGGAGCtgccattttttctttcagaaacatcAGGAGTCTCTTTCAGAAACAATATGATTCATCTCTGTTATTTTCACTGGAAAGGTAGATAGCTGTCAAGAATTTCTTCTCTCCTCAAAGCAATAATGTAAATATTCCAGAGTggtcttataagaagaggagattaagaATGTCAAAAAGCcagttcatttctttaaaaaaagagaaatgatcacCCCTTTACCAGATCACATTAATTTAATACCAGCTCCCAAGGGTTAGGACAAAGTCACCAATATAATGAGTCACATGGGATAGGCTTTCCCATTTGAGTGTGGAGGCTGGAAGACCCACATACTTCTCTTTGTCCATTCACTGCTTTTTTGATCCTGGAGATCTGACATTGGGGAACATGGGAGTTCAAAATGATGGCAACATATACTTAGAAATGcgatctacttttattttctcttagttcACTGGTAGTTGCCTTCTCCCAGTTTGATAATCTCCCTTTCAACAACCACAGCACTGATGTTGCAAATAGATTAGGGAAGCACCCAAAGCTGGATGAATTGTGCAAAGTGTATTTTCAGCATGTACATACAATACCACGCCTCTAAATATGCTTCTTTTAAAAGGGTGCACGCTGCAGCATGAACTGTGTGCGTATTTAATGTATCTTTCTGGAATATGCTGTGTGCTTAATATACATATTCTATAAATAAAGTAATGAAATGTataatagaaatacatatttctgtatgcaaataaatatattatacacaAAATCTTAATACGCAATATGGTATATGTTGCTTCAGAGTAACAAGACTAGATTTTGTAGGCCcagttttttaaagcagttttggtttttgaaggagagggttTGAGAACAGCCAAAATCCTACCCGTATTACTGTTAAGCTGTTGTATAATCTTTGAAAGCATGGCACTGATTTTAAATATCTCTTGGAGGAATATATTCATAAATCTTGGCTGGTGTCACCCCACATGACCAGAATGCTCTTTGCTCCTGTGCTCCCGACTGGCCTGTGACTAGAATCTTTCTGGCTGTTACTGTTCCAACAGCTGTGTTGATCTCACGTCTGATTGCCTGATGAGATTGCAACCAATTCATTGACATACAGCTTTGCTCTCCAAGTTAACTGATTttagtcaaataaaaaataatcatgcaaGGAGGAAAGGATGACCTTCAGAATGttttccattctggaaaacaggtAAAAAGTTGTACAAGCACTGTATTTTATGAGCCACTCTTTTCAGTTTGAGCCCAATACAGCATCCCATACATTAAATGCCAGAAATTTCTAGTGTAGTATGATACTCCAAGTTTTCTCCAAGAAATTACGAAATAGgtgccttcttttttatttttaatttcaacttttttttaacgtttattcctttttgagagacagagagagactgagagtgggggaggggcagagagagagagggacacacag
This DNA window, taken from Panthera tigris isolate Pti1 chromosome A2, P.tigris_Pti1_mat1.1, whole genome shotgun sequence, encodes the following:
- the CHRM2 gene encoding muscarinic acetylcholine receptor M2, whose product is MNNSTNSSNNGLALTSPYKTFEVVFIVLVAGSLSLVTIIGNILVMVSIKVNRHLQTVNNYFLFSLACADLIIGVFSMNLYTLYTVIGYWPLGPVVCDLWLALDYVVSNASVMNLLIISFDRYFCVTKPLTYPVKRTTKMAGMMIAAAWVLSFILWAPAILFWQFIVGVRTVEDGECYIQFFSNAAVTFGTAIAAFYLPVIIMTVLYWHISRASKSRIKKDKKEPVANQDPVSPSLVQGRIVRPNNNTTPGSDGSLEHNKIQNGKAPRDAVTENCVQGEEKESSNDSTSVSAVASNMRDDEITQDENTVSTSLGHSKDENSKQTCIKIVTKTPKGDSCTPANTTVELVGSAGQNGDEKQNIVARKIVKMTKQPAKKKPPPSREKKVTRTILAILLAFIITWAPYNVMVLINTFCAPCIPNTVWTIGYWLCYINSTINPACYALCNATFKKTFKHLLMCHYKNIGATR